A part of Melittangium boletus DSM 14713 genomic DNA contains:
- a CDS encoding cation:proton antiporter, with protein sequence MHHDAHIFLQALATVLCVAAVTSILFQRLRQPVVLGYIIAGLIMGPHVPIPLVADPGIVQTLSELGVILLMFSLGLEFSLRKLLAVGPTASITAAIQCSLMIWLGFVVGRAFGWTAKESIFTGAIIAISSTTIIAKAFDEQGIKGKLREIVVGILIVEDLIAILLMATLTAVSTGSGLSAGQLTLTIGRLALFLVGLVVVGLFVIPRTVRAVHRLKRPETMLVTSVGICFAIALLAQSFGYSVALGAFLAGSLVAESGEEQEIEHLVQPVRDMFAAIFFVSVGMLIDPGLIAQHWLAVLVLTLVVILGKLVGVSLGVFLTGNGTRTAVQSGLSLAQIGEFSFIIAGLGLSLNATGDFIYPVAVAVSAITTLTTPFLIKASGPVANFVDAKLPKPLQTFAALYGSWVEEMRKAPPRQTAGTKIRGKVRLLLLDAALIAAIIIGTSIFLKRITTELEARSGLGAAVVHPLVIGLAAMLATPFCVGVVRQARSLGTLLSETAFPAAAGRLDRAAAPRRALVVTLQLASVLAVGAPLVAITQPFVPGFLGAALLLVLLAALGVGFWRSATNLQGHVRAGSQVIVEALRAQSRVKPEAHEPHGNSLGTLHAILPGLGEPTPVRLEASSPAVGRTLAQLNLRGMTGATVLAIRRGEDKVVVPTADEQLQAGDVLALAGTHEAIDSARAVLSGTPPPEHPEHSVPA encoded by the coding sequence ATGCACCACGATGCACACATCTTCCTCCAGGCCCTGGCGACCGTCCTCTGTGTCGCGGCGGTGACGTCCATCCTCTTCCAGAGGCTGCGGCAGCCCGTGGTGCTCGGCTACATCATCGCGGGGCTCATCATGGGCCCCCATGTCCCCATCCCCCTGGTGGCCGACCCCGGCATCGTCCAGACGCTCTCGGAGCTGGGCGTCATCCTCCTGATGTTCTCGCTCGGGTTGGAGTTCAGCCTGCGCAAGCTGCTGGCGGTGGGGCCCACCGCGAGCATCACGGCCGCCATCCAATGCAGCCTGATGATCTGGCTGGGCTTCGTGGTGGGCCGGGCGTTTGGCTGGACGGCCAAGGAGAGCATCTTCACGGGCGCCATCATCGCCATCTCCAGCACCACCATCATCGCCAAGGCCTTCGACGAGCAGGGCATCAAGGGCAAGTTGAGGGAAATCGTCGTGGGCATCCTCATCGTGGAGGATCTCATCGCCATCCTGCTCATGGCGACCCTGACGGCCGTCTCCACCGGCTCGGGCCTGTCCGCGGGCCAGCTCACGCTGACCATCGGCCGGCTGGCGCTCTTCCTGGTGGGGCTCGTGGTGGTGGGGCTGTTCGTCATCCCGCGCACGGTGCGCGCGGTGCACCGGCTCAAGCGCCCGGAGACGATGCTGGTGACGAGCGTCGGCATCTGCTTCGCCATCGCCCTGCTGGCGCAGTCGTTCGGCTACTCGGTGGCGCTCGGCGCGTTCCTCGCGGGCTCGCTCGTGGCGGAGTCCGGGGAGGAGCAGGAAATCGAGCACCTGGTGCAGCCGGTGCGCGACATGTTCGCCGCCATCTTCTTCGTGTCGGTGGGCATGCTCATCGACCCGGGGCTCATCGCCCAGCACTGGCTGGCGGTGTTGGTGCTCACGCTGGTGGTCATCCTCGGCAAGCTCGTGGGCGTGTCGCTGGGCGTGTTCCTCACGGGCAACGGCACGCGCACGGCGGTGCAGTCCGGCCTGAGCCTCGCGCAGATTGGCGAGTTCTCCTTCATCATCGCGGGCCTGGGCCTGTCGCTCAACGCCACCGGGGACTTCATCTACCCCGTGGCGGTGGCGGTGTCCGCCATCACCACGCTCACCACGCCCTTCCTCATCAAGGCCTCGGGGCCGGTGGCCAACTTCGTGGACGCCAAGCTGCCCAAGCCCCTGCAGACCTTCGCCGCCCTCTATGGCAGCTGGGTGGAGGAGATGCGCAAGGCCCCGCCGCGCCAGACGGCGGGCACGAAGATCCGCGGCAAGGTGCGCCTGCTCCTGCTGGACGCGGCCCTCATCGCCGCCATCATCATCGGCACGTCCATCTTCCTCAAGCGCATCACCACGGAGCTGGAGGCGCGCAGCGGCCTGGGCGCCGCGGTGGTGCACCCGCTGGTCATCGGACTGGCGGCGATGCTCGCCACGCCCTTCTGCGTGGGCGTGGTGCGGCAGGCCCGCTCGCTAGGGACGCTGCTCTCGGAGACGGCCTTCCCCGCCGCGGCGGGGCGGTTGGACCGGGCGGCCGCGCCCCGCCGCGCGCTCGTGGTGACGCTGCAACTGGCGAGCGTGCTCGCGGTGGGCGCGCCCCTGGTCGCCATCACCCAGCCCTTCGTGCCCGGCTTCCTCGGCGCGGCGCTGCTCTTGGTGCTGCTCGCGGCGCTCGGCGTGGGCTTCTGGCGCAGCGCCACCAACCTCCAGGGCCACGTGCGCGCGGGCTCCCAGGTCATCGTCGAGGCGCTGCGCGCCCAGTCCCGCGTCAAGCCGGAGGCCCATGAGCCACACGGCAACAGCCTGGGCACCCTGCACGCCATCCTGCCCGGCCTGGGCGAGCCGACGCCGGTGCGGCTCGAGGCCTCCAGTCCCGCCGTGGGGCGCACGCTCGCGCAGCTCAACCTGCGCGGCATGACGGGCGCCACGGTGCTCGCCATCCGGCGGGGCGAGGACAAGGTGGTCGTCCCCACCGCGGACGAACAGCTCCAGGCGGGGGACGTGCTCGCCCTGGCCGGCACGCACGAGGCCATCGACTCGGCCCGCGCGGTGCTCTCGGGCACGCCTCCGCCCGAGCACCCGGAGCACTCCGTCCCGGCCTGA